One genomic region from Ovis canadensis isolate MfBH-ARS-UI-01 breed Bighorn chromosome 24, ARS-UI_OviCan_v2, whole genome shotgun sequence encodes:
- the LOC138428887 gene encoding mucin-7-like, whose product FPVQATSASTPAATSIFTTPRSTTLYAPASTTSTPVATNHRARLRLHPEHQPSAHRHDHTPRHAHHCRPLASRQHAHRVQHAAPPSAPVLTASTIYSSGSTLTSAFTSRLPASATPHTSTTLPPSSSDTPTPTPTATATATSDTPTPTPTATATATTTLPPSSVRTPAPSSTPATTEAT is encoded by the exons ttccctgtccaggcaacctcggccagcacgccggccgccacctccatcttcaccactccccgcagcacg acactctatgctcccgcgtccaccacctccactcccgtggccaccaat cacagagcccgcctccgcctccaccccgaacaccagccctctgcccaccgacATGACCATACTCCCCGCCACGCACACCACTGCCGgcccctcgcctcccgccagcacgcccaccgggtccagcacgcag CACCGCCCAGCGCTCCGGTCCTCACCGCTTCCACCATCTACTCCAGCGGGAGCACCCTCACTTCCGCCTTCACCTCACGCCTCCCGGCCTCCGCcacgccgcacacatccacgactctccctccctcctcg tccgacacacccacccccacccccaccgccacggccacggccacg tcagacacacccacccccacccccaccgccacggccacggccacg acgactctccctccctcctcggtcaggacgccagcccccagctccacgcccgccaccaccgaggccaca